The following are from one region of the Ruficoccus sp. ZRK36 genome:
- the lpxK gene encoding tetraacyldisaccharide 4'-kinase: MRESLRNRIQRRLNDIEQFTIDVIYDRRHGLAETLYGGFLRGLSWIFGSIVQARGWLYRNRIFRDQPLGCLVVVVGNLTVGGTGKTPVVEKFARSLQERGRKVAILSRGYRSKPERKYQKFWRWLTHNEPPPPKVVSDGKNVLLGSWEAGDEPFMLACNLPGVVVVVDKNRVKAGEYAIRKFGCDTLILDDGFQYLPLRGQLNLLLVDKSNPFGNQCMLPRGILREPVSHIRRASYVFLTKSDGEPDHELEQLIRQHKPDVDLIECSHQPQYLKEVFGEKTRTLASLQGVKVATFSGIAVPESFETFIRQLGASIVHNQRFLDHHRFTPYELDHFFRQAQEAGAELIVTTEKDAVRLDRDHIPQDVPFYYLRLEVDILKGGEDFDAAVARICFPKSEVKATRSPFLSQKRNVGPTTDAASAKTQSDEVQTRAG; encoded by the coding sequence ATGCGGGAGAGCCTTCGCAATCGTATCCAGCGGCGCTTAAATGACATCGAGCAATTCACGATCGATGTCATCTATGACCGTCGCCATGGTCTGGCAGAAACCCTTTACGGCGGCTTTCTGCGGGGACTTTCGTGGATATTCGGGTCTATCGTGCAGGCGCGTGGTTGGCTGTACCGCAACCGGATTTTCCGGGACCAGCCGCTGGGCTGCCTCGTTGTGGTGGTGGGCAACCTCACCGTCGGCGGCACCGGTAAGACCCCGGTGGTGGAGAAGTTCGCGCGCTCGCTGCAGGAGCGTGGCCGCAAGGTGGCGATCCTCTCGCGCGGCTACCGCAGTAAGCCCGAGCGCAAGTACCAGAAGTTCTGGCGCTGGCTGACGCATAATGAGCCGCCCCCGCCCAAGGTCGTCAGTGACGGTAAGAATGTCCTGCTCGGCTCATGGGAGGCCGGGGACGAGCCCTTTATGCTCGCCTGTAACCTGCCCGGCGTGGTCGTGGTGGTGGATAAAAACCGCGTCAAGGCCGGTGAATACGCGATCCGCAAGTTTGGCTGCGATACGCTGATCCTTGACGACGGCTTCCAGTACCTGCCGCTGCGCGGCCAGCTCAACCTGCTGCTGGTGGACAAGAGCAACCCCTTCGGTAACCAGTGCATGCTCCCGCGCGGTATTCTGCGCGAGCCGGTCTCGCACATCCGCCGTGCGAGCTACGTCTTTCTAACCAAGTCCGACGGCGAACCCGACCACGAGCTGGAGCAGCTGATCCGTCAGCACAAGCCTGATGTGGACCTGATCGAGTGCAGCCACCAGCCGCAGTACCTGAAGGAAGTCTTCGGGGAAAAGACGCGCACGCTGGCCTCGCTCCAGGGGGTCAAGGTGGCCACCTTTAGCGGGATTGCCGTGCCCGAGAGCTTCGAGACCTTCATCCGCCAGCTGGGGGCCAGCATCGTCCACAATCAGCGCTTTCTCGACCACCACCGCTTCACGCCCTACGAGCTGGACCATTTCTTCCGGCAGGCTCAGGAGGCCGGTGCCGAGCTGATCGTGACCACGGAGAAAGACGCCGTACGGCTCGACCGTGACCACATCCCGCAGGATGTGCCCTTTTATTACCTGCGCCTGGAGGTCGATATCCTCAAGGGTGGGGAGGACTTCGACGCCGCTGTGGCGCGCATCTGCTTCCCCAAGAGCGAGGTCAAGGCCACCCGTTCGCCGTTTCTCTCCCAGAAGCGAAACGTCGGCCCCACCACTGATGCGGCCTCCGCCAAGACTCAGAGCGACGAGGTCCAGACGCGGGCGGGGTAG
- a CDS encoding nucleoside monophosphate kinase, with protein MTADTQDNAAPAAESTAPVRDLEIKDTQIIFNSVWSDLEKDYSVEELCFPKEIFWLNGAPGAGKGTHTRTAMRFRDFTEPPIVVSDLLKSPEARKRIDAGLLVGDREVTELVFRALLKPNYQSGAVVDGFPRTKVQVECLKMLYAKLNELRGKHLNTPLAHKFPKPHFHILVLFIEEEESVRRQIQRGEQAIAHNREVEASGVGKKEEVRKTDLDPEAARHRYRIFKEQTYDALQSLRDVFYYHYINTNDTIEKVSKRIVNELKYQSSLELEEATFDRISTIPLAISIIQHARQELVTRLDGYEQNEREIFARVVNLVRDKFMPIIIRHAISGRAIVNSEDEVFDHPLASAMLIDIFSERGFHATVDIQREDVPACVDRETFEIKTYTKRVVRVHISFAGSEIRRG; from the coding sequence ATGACCGCTGACACGCAAGACAACGCTGCCCCCGCTGCCGAGAGCACCGCTCCGGTCCGCGACCTCGAAATCAAAGACACCCAGATTATCTTCAATAGTGTCTGGAGTGACCTGGAGAAGGACTATTCTGTCGAGGAACTCTGTTTCCCGAAGGAAATCTTCTGGCTCAACGGCGCCCCCGGCGCTGGTAAGGGGACCCACACCCGCACGGCGATGCGCTTCCGCGACTTCACCGAGCCGCCCATCGTTGTCAGCGACCTGCTCAAGAGCCCCGAGGCCCGCAAGCGCATCGACGCCGGGCTGCTGGTGGGCGACCGCGAAGTGACCGAGCTGGTCTTCCGCGCCCTGCTCAAGCCCAACTACCAGAGCGGCGCCGTCGTGGATGGCTTCCCCCGCACCAAGGTCCAGGTCGAGTGCCTGAAGATGCTCTACGCCAAGCTCAACGAGCTGCGCGGCAAGCACCTGAACACTCCGCTGGCCCACAAGTTTCCCAAGCCGCATTTCCACATCCTGGTGCTCTTCATCGAGGAGGAGGAAAGCGTCCGCCGCCAGATCCAGCGCGGCGAGCAGGCTATCGCCCACAACCGTGAGGTCGAGGCATCCGGCGTTGGCAAAAAGGAAGAGGTCCGCAAAACCGACCTCGATCCCGAGGCCGCCCGCCACCGCTACCGCATCTTCAAGGAGCAAACCTACGACGCGCTTCAGTCACTGCGGGACGTTTTCTACTACCACTATATCAACACCAACGATACGATCGAAAAGGTCAGTAAGCGTATCGTGAACGAGCTCAAGTACCAGAGCTCGCTGGAGTTGGAAGAGGCGACCTTTGACCGCATCTCGACGATCCCGCTGGCCATCTCGATCATCCAGCATGCCCGCCAGGAACTGGTGACGCGTCTGGACGGCTACGAGCAGAACGAGCGCGAAATCTTCGCCCGCGTGGTCAACCTCGTGCGCGACAAGTTTATGCCGATCATCATCCGGCATGCCATCTCGGGCCGCGCCATCGTGAACAGCGAGGACGAGGTCTTCGATCATCCGCTGGCCTCGGCCATGCTGATCGACATCTTCTCCGAGCGCGGTTTCCACGCGACGGTAGACATCCAGCGCGAGGACGTGCCCGCCTGTGTCGATCGCGAGACCTTCGAGATCAAGACCTACACCAAGCGCGTCGTGCGCGTGCACATCAGCTTTGCCGGCAGCGAAATCCGCCGCGGCTAG
- a CDS encoding aminopeptidase → MDSRYEELAAVLTGFSCALKRGENVLIDAFDIPAEMVVALIRAARKRGAVPHVLEHNARIQRELVMKGTPAQFEGLAKVELARMKNMAAYIAVRGSNNIFESSDVPAKQMAAYMQAMKPVLDHRVNHTKWVVLRWPTPAMAQQAMMSTEAFEDFYFRVCTLDYARMKPGMAALKKLMEATDQVQLKGPGTDLRFSIKGISAIPCGGQYNIPDGEVFTAPVRDSVEGVISYNAPTVYQGVSFDNVKLEFSKGKIVKATSSNTKKLNQILDSDEGARYIGEFAIGFNPYVTEPMRDILFDEKIAGSFHFTPGQAYEDADNGNRSQVHWDLVNIQRKDWGGGEIIFDGKVIRKDGVFLPKALHKLNPEYLMGRA, encoded by the coding sequence ATGGATTCCCGATACGAAGAACTCGCCGCCGTGCTCACCGGTTTTTCCTGCGCCTTGAAGCGCGGGGAAAACGTCCTCATCGATGCCTTTGATATTCCGGCCGAGATGGTCGTGGCGCTGATCCGCGCCGCCCGTAAGCGCGGGGCCGTCCCCCACGTGCTTGAGCACAATGCCCGCATCCAGCGCGAACTGGTGATGAAGGGCACGCCCGCGCAGTTCGAGGGGCTGGCCAAGGTCGAGCTGGCGCGCATGAAGAACATGGCCGCCTACATCGCCGTGCGCGGGTCTAATAATATCTTCGAGTCCAGCGATGTGCCCGCCAAGCAGATGGCCGCCTACATGCAGGCCATGAAGCCCGTGCTCGACCACCGCGTGAACCACACGAAGTGGGTCGTGCTGCGCTGGCCCACGCCCGCCATGGCCCAGCAGGCCATGATGAGCACCGAGGCATTCGAGGACTTTTACTTCCGCGTCTGCACGCTCGACTACGCCCGCATGAAGCCCGGCATGGCCGCCCTGAAAAAACTCATGGAGGCCACCGACCAGGTGCAGCTCAAGGGCCCGGGCACGGACCTGCGCTTTTCCATCAAGGGCATCTCGGCCATCCCCTGCGGCGGCCAGTACAACATCCCCGACGGCGAGGTCTTCACCGCGCCGGTGCGCGACAGCGTGGAGGGCGTCATCAGCTACAACGCGCCGACCGTTTACCAGGGCGTGTCGTTTGACAATGTGAAGCTGGAGTTCTCCAAGGGCAAGATCGTCAAGGCCACCTCCTCGAACACGAAGAAGCTCAACCAGATACTCGACTCCGACGAGGGCGCGCGCTACATCGGCGAGTTTGCCATCGGCTTCAACCCGTACGTGACCGAGCCCATGCGCGACATCCTCTTCGACGAGAAGATCGCTGGCTCCTTCCACTTCACGCCCGGCCAGGCCTACGAGGACGCCGACAACGGTAACCGCTCGCAAGTCCACTGGGACCTCGTCAACATCCAGCGCAAGGACTGGGGCGGCGGCGAAATCATCTTCGACGGCAAGGTCATCCGCAAGGACGGCGTCTTCCTCCCGAAGGCCCTCCACAAGCTCAACCCCGAGTATTTGATGGGCAGGGCATAG